The Augochlora pura isolate Apur16 chromosome 4, APUR_v2.2.1, whole genome shotgun sequence genome segment TATCCCTTCCATTTTTTCCTCACTATACATTTGTATAGCGGTACCGCGTGTATAGAATATTCATTGCACATGTGTGTCTGACAGTGTCAcgtgtcaagtagtaaaaccaGACTTGCGAGAGCTGGAGTTTGTAAAGATTCAGGCACCGCCTTTCAGCGTTAATATTCGCACGAATAATGTACTGAGTTCGAGACCCTCGGTGGCTCAAGGGTAACGACTATTGTTAGTAAAACTCCGAGTCTGAACTGTGTTGCGAATCGCCGCTCCTTCCATTTAAATATACTTCGGATGTTTGTTGAATCGATGGCGAGTGTTGTGCGGTTTCCCAGTGTTGGCCTGTAATAGTTACATTTctcttttacaaataatacaagtacagatttaattaaaactattgAATATACACAGAACATACTGTGAGCGGCAAGTATAGTTGCCAGACAACGCGCTACAGCGCGATTTGGAGCACATGCGAGTGCAGGAGTGAGACCCTCAGCATCCACTGCAACAACGCTTGCTCCTAGTTGCAATAAACGTCTTGTCACCTGCAAAAGTAAATTTCTtgtattatcaaatatttcataaaagttATGTTAGGTTCACAAAATTCGTCCAATTACTTTTACAAGCCCATTTCTTGCTGCCAAATGCAATGGAGTGCTCTGTTGCTCATTAACCATATTAATGACCGATATCCGTTGCTGCTGTTGAGGCTGTGTTGCATTTTCCTCGTTAGAATGTTTCGACTCTATCCAACTCAATAAAAGCGAAGCAGCCCCAGACTGACGTCGTTGGCAAGCTAAATGCAATGCCGTGTTTTTATTGCAGTCAACTGCGCTTAGATTAGCGTCCCGTTCAAGCAACAATTCTGGAAGTAAGGAAACATGCAATGTCTCAGGATTTCCTgctttctgaatttttttaatcagatGAAACCTACCAATGACTTCGCATCTGCCGGCAATAGCAGCGCAATGAAGTGGTGTCCGTCCTAAATAATCTGCTGCCTCTATGCCAGCTAATTCCGAGCCAACAGAGTTCAAGATTAATCTTGCACATTCCAATGCTCCTGAAGTAGCTGCTACATGTAAAGGTAGACGATCACCAGGACTATCTCGGAGCGCGGCAACTGTTTTTCCTCCAAATTTGTTGATTAATAACTCTAAACAAACTTCTGATCCCAGATACACAGCACAATGTGCTGCAGAAAATGGAGTTCCTACATAAATTgacaaaaactattttaaaggGGTATTCTGGACTAAAacttctaaaaaaaaaacctgtgtaaaatatttacccTCCAAAGTATCAATTACGTTCTCCTCTAAAAGAAAGTTCACACAATTGTAATTCCCATTATAACAAGCCCAATGGAGAACTGTACATTCTTGGTCGTCTTTTAAGGTAGCTGCTACGGGGTCTGCCCGTACCAATGAGGCAAGTGCAATTACTCTGTAAGAAtgcaaatttaaatacaattataggATCGAAGATGATTCTCGTAAACTCACATTCCACAAGCGGCGGCTAAATGCAACGGTGTTTTTCCGTTCGTGTCTTGTACCGCCACTTTTGCACCATGCGACAACAACAACTTGACTAACTGGTGACCACGTTCATTTATAACTGCACGGAATAACGGCGTGTGTTTGTTTATGTCTGGCAAATTACAATCAGCTTTATATTTCAAAAGTGAAATAATGCACTCAGTATTAATGTTCGCTACTGCTAGCGTTAAAGCAGTACGCTGCTTTGCGTCATAACAATTGACAACGCTTGGGTCTTCTGCATTTTCTAGAAGAAGTACCAGACAAGAATTAAAACCTGCCGCAGCCGCGCAATGTATCGGTGTGCGTCTACCAACAGAATCctgcaaataataatgaatagtAACAGGTATACAAATGATTGACAAATGAAGAAAGATTTACTGAACTCGTTCATACTTGTATAGATACCAAAGCTCCGTGACTTAATAGTAATTCGACGCATTGCTGATGACCTTTACTGGAAGCCAAATGCAAGGGTGTTTTACCAGAGTCTTCCTTGATATTAGTATTCGGAAATAGTGGCAGCAGCAgacttaatattttactatgcCCGTAATACGCCTACAAATTTATATGTCTCATAAGTATTTGTATTCCAATTCGTTGAGTATATCAAGGGGGCATACAGCATATTTTCTTTgcatgttaaaaataaataaagaatgtattctaaatttgtttaatatcatCACTGGCTGTTCCcccttaaaatattaacatcatTTGTCGTACGGCAAGGTGTAATGGTGTTAACTTCGGTGGCGGTGGTTCTGGTTCTTCCGTGTAATTAGACACCTCTGTGTTGATCGGTGACCAAGCTTCTAAAAGTGCTACTAAAGCTGGTTGATTCCCTCCAGCTACAGCGTAATGGAACGCAGTGAAGCCACGTTTGTCGCGTAAACGTGGATCTGCTCTGTGCTTCAACAAATACTGCACGCAcctagaaatataaaaaaaaagatgtagtaaaattacttgaaatcaAAAGTTCTATCTAAATATAAGAACACTCACTGAGCACCAGCGTCGGTCGCAGTCGACGCTGCCGCTAAATGCAAAGGAGTTGCGCCGTCTATGTCCCGGGCATTAGAATCGCTCCCGAAACCAACCAAAGTGAAGACACAAAAATAATGTCCTTGACTAGCAGC includes the following:
- the LOC144468280 gene encoding uncharacterized protein LOC144468280 isoform X1 encodes the protein MSVQELHDGPPLLRAIFFGVVEEVLSLLSRKEDASWTDSRQRSLLHAAAFMGDSRIVEMLLLHGAAVNAKDKKWLTPLHRACCSGNHKVVHVLLRHKANVNLRDRNWQTPFHVAAANNAVKCAQLIVPYLRDVNIVDRTGRTSFHYAAYNGHLEMTKYLIKIGCSVNAYDRIKNRSALHFAAFMGHDSIVKTLIAYRADVKDKDRDLYTPLHAAAASGSVSCMQILINAGADIEAKNGHGNTPLYIACLNGHADAVKELISHGANIETVNYRRQTPLHVAAASPNSVQCLEVLLQAGAKINVRSKDGHTPLHMTAIYGRFTRSKSLLDAGAIADTEDKMRNTALHIAAWYGHECLTTTLLEYGASPALHNAELRTPLHLSCLTGHIEVCRKLLQADSRRIDTKDVGGRTPLHLAAFKGFVDCLDLLLSNGANFRLTDDDNRLALHYAASQGHYFCVFTLVGFGSDSNARDIDGATPLHLAAASTATDAGAQCVQYLLKHRADPRLRDKRGFTAFHYAVAGGNQPALVALLEAWSPINTEVSNYTEEPEPPPPKLTPLHLAAYYGHSKILSLLLPLFPNTNIKEDSGKTPLHLASSKGHQQCVELLLSHGALVSIQDSVGRRTPIHCAAAAGFNSCLVLLLENAEDPSVVNCYDAKQRTALTLAVANINTECIISLLKYKADCNLPDINKHTPLFRAVINERGHQLVKLLLSHGAKVAVQDTNGKTPLHLAAACGIVIALASLVRADPVAATLKDDQECTVLHWACYNGNYNCVNFLLEENVIDTLEGTPFSAAHCAVYLGSEVCLELLINKFGGKTVAALRDSPGDRLPLHVAATSGALECARLILNSVGSELAGIEAADYLGRTPLHCAAIAGRCEVIELLLERDANLSAVDCNKNTALHLACQRRQSGAASLLLSWIESKHSNEENATQPQQQQRISVINMVNEQQSTPLHLAARNGLVKVTRRLLQLGASVVAVDAEGLTPALACAPNRAVARCLATILAAHSQHWETAQHSPSIQQTSEVYLNGRSGDSQHSSDSEFY
- the LOC144468280 gene encoding serine/threonine-protein phosphatase 6 regulatory ankyrin repeat subunit A isoform X2, translating into MTKYLIKIGCSVNAYDRIKNRSALHFAAFMGHDSIVKTLIAYRADVKDKDRDLYTPLHAAAASGSVSCMQILINAGADIEAKNGHGNTPLYIACLNGHADAVKELISHGANIETVNYRRQTPLHVAAASPNSVQCLEVLLQAGAKINVRSKDGHTPLHMTAIYGRFTRSKSLLDAGAIADTEDKMRNTALHIAAWYGHECLTTTLLEYGASPALHNAELRTPLHLSCLTGHIEVCRKLLQADSRRIDTKDVGGRTPLHLAAFKGFVDCLDLLLSNGANFRLTDDDNRLALHYAASQGHYFCVFTLVGFGSDSNARDIDGATPLHLAAASTATDAGAQCVQYLLKHRADPRLRDKRGFTAFHYAVAGGNQPALVALLEAWSPINTEVSNYTEEPEPPPPKLTPLHLAAYYGHSKILSLLLPLFPNTNIKEDSGKTPLHLASSKGHQQCVELLLSHGALVSIQDSVGRRTPIHCAAAAGFNSCLVLLLENAEDPSVVNCYDAKQRTALTLAVANINTECIISLLKYKADCNLPDINKHTPLFRAVINERGHQLVKLLLSHGAKVAVQDTNGKTPLHLAAACGIVIALASLVRADPVAATLKDDQECTVLHWACYNGNYNCVNFLLEENVIDTLEGTPFSAAHCAVYLGSEVCLELLINKFGGKTVAALRDSPGDRLPLHVAATSGALECARLILNSVGSELAGIEAADYLGRTPLHCAAIAGRCEVIELLLERDANLSAVDCNKNTALHLACQRRQSGAASLLLSWIESKHSNEENATQPQQQQRISVINMVNEQQSTPLHLAARNGLVKVTRRLLQLGASVVAVDAEGLTPALACAPNRAVARCLATILAAHSQHWETAQHSPSIQQTSEVYLNGRSGDSQHSSDSEFY